AATTATCGAGCCCGTCTATAACCGCGTCAGCGCCTTCGATGATGCTATCGGCATTCCCCTCTGTAATATGCTTACACACGGACGTAATCTTGATCGATTTGTTGATCTTGCGAAGCTTAGCGGCGGCCGATGCCGTTTTCTTCTTCCCGATATCCTTCTCCCAGTGAAGCATCTGCCTGTTCAAATTTGAAAGCTCGACAGCATCGTCATCGACTATCGTGATATGACCGAAACCGGCGTATGCCAGATACATAGACGCAGCGCACCCCAGACCACCAACGCCAACAACAAACACATTCGAGGCTTTCAGTTTTTCCTGTCCTGTTTCCCCGAACTCAGGATAGACAATCTGTCGTCCGTATCTCAGCAGTTCATCTTCAGAAAGCACCGATCGACTCCTTGCAGATATATCCGCTGGATTGAGAATATTCTATCGTCTATTGCAATGTCAATAACGTTCTGTTATTAATATACATACTAATTACTACCATAAAATAAAATCTATCTGTTCACAGGACTCATTTCCAAAATTACATAATATTGACGAAATTTAATAGTAATGATATAATGTAAAGTTATCCGACAGTGGCTAAATAATGGCTAGAAGAAGTTGGACCACAAAACTGTCGCTGCTATTAATGATGGCAGTGATATTAAGCCTGATCATACAGGTGTCAATACAGCATGTCTCGACACAAGCGGATTCTCCTGAAGTAACAGGCATCAACCTGCCCCCGGTTGTTTCCGCCAAGCATTCCAATCCTAAGATGGATTCCGCCCTTTCGCAATTGGTCGAGGCTGCCGGGCAAGGGAAAGCTGCGCACTTCGCACAACAACACGGGTTATATATTGAGTCCAACAAAGTTAGGGTCATCCTTGAAAGTAAACCAGATAAAATTCAAGACGCTATCCTAGCCGCGCAAGCTGTCGGCGGCAATCTTGAAACCAGTTACCGCAATCTAATACAGGTCAGGGTCCCAATTACTGCTTTAAACGACATTGCTAAAAGCCCCTATATCGATTTTGTACAAAGTCCTCTTACGCCAACAATTACTGAAACAACCATAGAAAGTATGGGGCTCATCAACGCTACAGCATGGAACGGCGCAGGGTACGACGGCACCGGTATCAGTATAGGTGTGCTTGATATGGGCTTTAAGAACTACTCAACGCTCTTGGGCACAGACCTCCCGTCATCAATTGCGGATACCTGGTGGTCTCCTACCATCGGATATAACGAAAGCGAACATGGCACAGCCTGCGCCGAGGT
This portion of the Dehalococcoidia bacterium genome encodes:
- a CDS encoding HesA/MoeB/ThiF family protein; the protein is MLSEDELLRYGRQIVYPEFGETGQEKLKASNVFVVGVGGLGCAASMYLAYAGFGHITIVDDDAVELSNLNRQMLHWEKDIGKKKTASAAAKLRKINKSIKITSVCKHITEGNADSIIEGADAVIDGLDNFKTRFIINAACVRNGVPLIHGGINGLVGQVTTIVPGKTPCLACIYPTLPESEETIPVFGVTPALAASLQVMEAIKLIAGFGETLQGRMLYFNGDSMEFACEDLARNPKCVVCGSGEQKRKRSRK